The Chitinophaga pinensis DSM 2588 region ATCGATATGTACATTTCCCGCCTGTGCCAGTCCATCCCCGGCCAGCTTGGTACGATTGTCCAGCCAGCTGGAATAGATCGCAACCTTCTTCGCAGGAAACTGTGTTTTAAACAGCCGGAAAAGGTTATAGTAATGATAGTTAGGATCCGTGATGTCGTTGTCAGGCACATTATGTTTGTTCACCCAGGTACCCGTCAGCAGACTGTTATACCCTACTGCCGATATGGTAGGCGTCTGGTTATAGGCGTTCTTATCACCGCCTACATGCATACGCGTATACCTGCCCGCATCAACAATGCGGTCAATAGCAGGCGTCTGTAGCTTTTCCAGTACATCTGCCGGAATACCATCTGCAATGACAAACACGACCTTCTTTTCTCTTTGCTGTGCCTGCGCTGCTCCCCCTAAAAGGAGACATAGGCAGGAGGCCAGGTATATTTTCTTCATCATGACTTAAAATTATAAAATACAACTTATTCCGCCTTCAGTAACCACATTATTCCGTTGATGTTGTCATTTCCGGAAAACTGACTGCCGATAGCTGCATTTACATTCGCCTGGTTATTCTGTAATTCAGATACAGGATACATCCAGCGTTTAGGCACTTTCTTATCATTCAGCACACCACCGCCGGATACATCAAATGCAGGTAAACCGGTACGACGTTGCTCATAAAAAAAGTTCCAGTCGCTGTTCATGAAAGAAGCAATGTATTTCTGGGTCATGATCGCTTTCAGCTGATCAGCAGCAGGATATGGATTAGCCGTCAGGTAGTCGTCTATAGAAGACTGGGCAATACCGTAAAACAGCATAGAAGCCTGTACCCCTTTCTTATAGTAATCAGCTGCACTACCATTGATCCATCCGCGTACAACGCCTTCTGCCAGAATAAACTGTAATTCTGCATAACCAACTGCGATGCTTGGCTCATTCACCGGATTGTTGAAATAACGGGATTTGATCTTAGATACTTCACCCGCCAGAACCTTCGTACTATTATCATTCAGGGGATCGCTTCCTTTTGCACCACCATATGCTGCGAAATCATTATCCGGCAGCGAAACCGACTTAGGTGCTTTCTCCGCAAAACGGAATAAACGCGGATCTTTCAATCCTTTCAGCAGATCAACGAAAGTGGCATCCAGGTAATAAGCCGTCTGCAGGTCGTTGTCATTGTAAGTAGGATAACGGGTACCCAGTACGTCATGAAACACCAGTTCACCGTTATCTGCATTACCTGTCATCAGTGGATAAGTCTCCGGATTGTTCACGATTTCTGCGAATCTTGCCTTCACATTCAAAGAAGCATTATTCTCCTTCAGGGAAAGACTCATGAGTGTACGCAGCGACAGTGTATTGATCAGTCTTTTCCACTGCTCCATAGTACCGCCATACAGGATATCCCCCTGTACTTCCGGCGTCGTATTCGTGATCAGTGCATTTGCCGCTTTCAGATCATCGAGTATAGATACAAAGATGTTCTGTTGTTTATCATACACCGGCGACAATCCACCGTTCTCCCCTTTCAATGCATCTGAATAAGGAATATCACCAAAGGTATTCGTC contains the following coding sequences:
- a CDS encoding SusD/RagB family nutrient-binding outer membrane lipoprotein produces the protein MRKIFNIAAALLIVATGCKKFEDFQTDPNKPTVSTPDLLLSTVIQDAFQSTTLGATLATRQMVFVNSVSNEQYYGWTRAGFDTYNDLRQVVKMEEEANRMDKPEYIPLVKFFKAYYFLKLTNTFGDIPYSDALKGENGGLSPVYDKQQNIFVSILDDLKAANALITNTTPEVQGDILYGGTMEQWKRLINTLSLRTLMSLSLKENNASLNVKARFAEIVNNPETYPLMTGNADNGELVFHDVLGTRYPTYNDNDLQTAYYLDATFVDLLKGLKDPRLFRFAEKAPKSVSLPDNDFAAYGGAKGSDPLNDNSTKVLAGEVSKIKSRYFNNPVNEPSIAVGYAELQFILAEGVVRGWINGSAADYYKKGVQASMLFYGIAQSSIDDYLTANPYPAADQLKAIMTQKYIASFMNSDWNFFYEQRRTGLPAFDVSGGGVLNDKKVPKRWMYPVSELQNNQANVNAAIGSQFSGNDNINGIMWLLKAE